Proteins encoded together in one uncultured Desulfobacter sp. window:
- a CDS encoding cation acetate symporter, protein MIYNASPFAVAIFVAFVLGVLWLSSYFAKKTTTSSGYYAAGGDIHWGVNGIAFAGDYLSAASFLGICGMIAFSGYDGFLYSIGYLAGWVVALFIVAEPMKRLGKYTFTDALNNKYNSRGIHLTAAISTLIVSICYLVPQMVGAGSLVTPLLGMPHYVGVILVGAIVIFIVATAGMASTTYVQFFKGGLLIIFSSILTIAIFVHGIKSPPSEDYHKFQTINATVMNGEVTAIDNYEYQIAGAHSDAKGTYVKLNKEGVSTWWRLIEDDGNTHLEETLTVVNTKDGQVLYNGEPKEAEKFFQVGHASKIIVDGEEVTETGAVSPFKFLTTIEASTIVRFGKVIFIDQGEKVQLWYQNPTAGEAIMRPGLRFKVDKGSTFMSKLDFVSLMIALFFGTSALPHILIRYYTVPSPKAARKSTILAIAAIGFFYVLTLFMGLGAMVSGVLDVQSSNMAGPLLAKFFGIAIFSIISAIAFATVLGTVSGLIVAASGAVAHDLIANYFGIPLTDKGQVKAGKIAAVVVGIFAILLGIAFKGINVSFLVGLAFAVAASANLPAILMMLFWKKTTAKGISASIVVGIISAMTIILLSPKTFEVYGLLSSDAPIPINNPGIISIPLAFITLVVVSLVTQKTEVTQEKHVA, encoded by the coding sequence ATGATATATAATGCATCCCCGTTCGCTGTTGCAATATTTGTCGCTTTTGTACTTGGTGTGCTCTGGCTGTCATCTTATTTTGCAAAAAAAACAACAACATCATCAGGCTATTATGCTGCCGGTGGAGATATTCACTGGGGCGTAAACGGTATTGCATTCGCAGGCGATTATCTCTCAGCCGCATCCTTCCTTGGGATCTGCGGAATGATCGCATTCAGCGGCTACGACGGATTTTTATATTCCATCGGTTATCTTGCCGGATGGGTCGTGGCGCTGTTTATCGTGGCCGAGCCGATGAAACGTCTTGGTAAATACACGTTTACGGATGCGCTCAACAATAAATACAATTCCCGGGGCATTCACCTGACGGCGGCCATCAGTACCCTGATCGTCTCCATATGTTATCTTGTGCCTCAAATGGTAGGCGCAGGAAGTCTAGTTACACCACTGCTCGGTATGCCCCATTACGTCGGGGTTATCCTTGTGGGCGCCATCGTGATCTTCATCGTGGCAACGGCAGGGATGGCATCGACCACCTATGTTCAGTTCTTCAAAGGCGGCCTGCTGATCATTTTCTCCTCAATTCTTACGATTGCCATATTTGTGCACGGCATAAAAAGCCCGCCGTCTGAAGACTATCATAAATTTCAAACCATCAATGCCACGGTAATGAACGGAGAGGTTACGGCAATCGACAACTATGAGTACCAGATCGCCGGAGCTCATAGTGATGCCAAGGGCACTTATGTGAAATTAAACAAAGAGGGTGTAAGTACCTGGTGGCGCTTGATCGAGGACGATGGAAATACGCACCTTGAAGAGACGCTTACGGTGGTAAACACCAAAGACGGCCAAGTGCTTTACAACGGCGAGCCCAAGGAAGCTGAAAAATTTTTCCAGGTCGGCCACGCAAGCAAAATCATAGTAGATGGAGAAGAGGTTACGGAAACAGGGGCCGTCAGCCCATTTAAATTCCTGACAACCATAGAGGCAAGCACTATCGTCCGCTTTGGCAAAGTGATTTTCATAGACCAGGGCGAAAAAGTACAACTCTGGTATCAGAATCCGACAGCGGGTGAGGCTATCATGAGACCTGGATTAAGGTTCAAGGTCGATAAGGGTTCAACCTTTATGTCCAAGCTTGATTTTGTCTCCCTTATGATCGCATTGTTCTTCGGCACCTCCGCCCTGCCCCATATTCTGATCAGGTATTATACGGTGCCCAGCCCAAAGGCCGCGCGTAAGTCAACGATCCTTGCCATCGCAGCCATCGGCTTCTTTTATGTCCTTACCCTTTTCATGGGACTTGGTGCAATGGTCTCCGGCGTACTTGATGTGCAAAGCAGTAATATGGCCGGACCGCTTTTGGCCAAGTTCTTTGGTATAGCGATATTCTCGATCATATCCGCCATCGCCTTTGCAACGGTTCTCGGTACGGTTTCCGGGCTCATTGTGGCGGCATCCGGTGCTGTTGCCCATGACCTGATTGCCAATTATTTCGGCATTCCACTGACAGATAAAGGCCAGGTAAAAGCGGGGAAAATTGCAGCAGTCGTGGTAGGTATATTCGCCATATTATTGGGGATTGCATTTAAAGGCATAAACGTATCATTCCTCGTGGGGCTGGCCTTTGCGGTTGCCGCATCAGCAAACCTGCCGGCAATTTTAATGATGCTGTTCTGGAAGAAAACGACGGCAAAGGGCATTTCTGCATCAATTGTCGTGGGTATCATCAGCGCTATGACAATTATTTTACTGTCACCCAAGACCTTTGAGGTATACGGCCTATTATCATCAGACGCGCCAATACCCATAAACAATCCCGGTATTATATCAATACCGCTTGCCTTTATTACGCTGGTTGTTGTCTCTTTAGTGACACAAAAGACCGAGGTTACCCAAGAAAAACACGTTGCATAA
- a CDS encoding DUF485 domain-containing protein, with amino-acid sequence MSHGPATDWGEDKAIGFKTTLGLWLFLVYVLVYVGFIWINVASPKTMATIVFAGQNLAVVYGFGLIILAFIMGIIYDVLCTNKEDELNVEDSDK; translated from the coding sequence ATGTCACACGGACCTGCAACTGATTGGGGAGAGGACAAAGCGATTGGCTTCAAAACTACACTTGGTTTGTGGTTGTTTCTTGTTTACGTCTTGGTCTATGTTGGATTTATCTGGATAAACGTTGCTAGTCCAAAAACAATGGCAACAATCGTTTTTGCCGGTCAAAATCTGGCGGTTGTATATGGTTTTGGCCTGATTATTCTGGCTTTCATAATGGGAATCATTTACGACGTTCTTTGCACCAATAAAGAAGATGAACTCAATGTGGAGGATTCTGACAAATGA